One Aegilops tauschii subsp. strangulata cultivar AL8/78 chromosome 2, Aet v6.0, whole genome shotgun sequence genomic window, GTACTTGTGGTCTCTTCACGGCCTTATTTTCGGGTCACATACCGACACACGTTTTCAAATTTTCTCTAATAGATCCTACTCTGTTTCAGTACATCTGATTATTTCTCACTAGGATGGCCAATGCGGGATGATGGTGACTTCTTCAAATCTGTGCAAGCTATCTCCTCTTCAGCATCACTGTATTTTTGAAAACGTTAGATCTGAATTTAGAGTGCACTTCTGCAAAAAACAGTTTGTCCTGATTACTATTTATGATTTTATTTCTGCAGGCACTGAGGAATGATTGAATACAGCTAATCATTTTAGAGGTTTGTTGTAGGGTGCTCTACCAAGTATTTTTCTTAAGATATGCTCTTTCTCTGACTGCCATTTTAGCCATCAGTTGAGGATTTAACTTACCAGGTTATATCATCATTAAACATACTTTCTTTTGGAGCCTTGTTTGTTCATGTTTTGTAGTTTTTTTCCAGTATTTGTAAATTCCTGAGGTAACTGAGGAAACACACATTTAGTTGTGTGTTTGagaaaaaaatattcatgagctTAAGTCTTCAGTGTTAGTGAAAGTTGAAACTATACACTTGCTATTTCTGTAGCGTCATCAGGGGGCAGCTTATTTTATCAACATATGCCAGCCTGCATATTTATTTTGTATGCAAATCTATTCAACCCAAATGCTTAATGGTATTGACTGTACTCTGAATATTGTGGCAGATATCATTTTGAGATTTAACTAGCCTACTTTCTATTGGATTTCAGTATGAATATGTCCTTCCTCTAAATCTGTGGGAAAGGTTCACCAGAAGTGCCAGGTAGATGTAGCACTGACACtacattcctaaatataagtctcaAAAGAATATTAGTACACCGGTCTTTATGATGCAATGAACGTTTTCCTAATTGAACTGATGCAGCGAATATTAGCACACCGGTCTTTTTCAACAATACTCCTGACATTAACGACCCAAATGCGTGTTCGATTTTACTGCCATTCGATATCTGTACAAGGTAATATCAAAACATAAAAATATGGAAGGGCATGTTTTTTTTGGTACAATGTGAAGTAGATTCATGAATGCGTAACTGGTACCTTCATTTGAATGAACTTCGTCAAAGAATTTTGCTGCCATGCAATGTTCTTCAGTTATGCGAGTGATGATCTAACGTTGTGCAAGTACACAGTTTCATATGTTAGCTTAGTTAATCCAAACACACCATGCCCATGATCATATGAATAAACTGAAGGACATGCATGATATCACCGAGAGATAATAAAGTGATGTGCCCTGATAAAATATGGATAATTTTTAAGTGTAATTACATTGATTAGATGATGCTGGTTTTGGAAATTTCAAACAATACGTCACCACCTCTGTTTAGAAACACTACAAATAGCAACCTACCTCTGAATCTCATATGCTTCTCTGAGATTTGTATGTCGGCTTACCCATTATGATGCCCTGTAGGTGTCCAAAACACCATTACACAGGTCATTCTGCTTTTGTAATAAGGTATTAGCTTGCATATGTGCAATTTTTAGCTAGCATTATTCTTAGGAGGGTGGAGGCACTATTTCCCCTCCCTCTTCGTCACACGCCTATCAGTCGTCGACATCGCCGCCGACCGCCAAGACCTGGTCTGCTGCGGAATGCGTCGCTAAAAAGATTGAGAAACCTCTTTCCAACATACTTCTATTTGTGATGCTTTGTTCGGGAGTGCTATCATAGTTTCATTGATGTGCTATTGTGCTTATAAGTACTGATGATGGATTCCATTTCTATGGCAAATATCCATTTCATATTTTTGTAGCATTGTTAAGTGTTTTGTTTGCCCTGATTTGCAGTGGGTGTTATCCTCGAAAGAGATCAACTTCCCCTATCTAGTGGCACTAACTTTGTTGCATATGGTGTTCTCATCTGTAGTATGCTTTGCAGCTACAAAGATTTTCAAGATACTTAATACCATCAGATTTTTACATGGTTTCCGTGTATATCTCTAATCTGTGTAATAATTAAGACGTCATACTTTTGGAATTCCAATTACTTTGTTGACATTCAAGAAATCCATATCTTGCTATTTTTTTATGTGAGCTTATCATGTGCTCTTAGTAGCTTACAAAATTTTGATGTACTTCACTTTCCTGAAACTGTACTGCCATGGGTCATTTCGCTAATGGAGGTGTGTGGTGCAACCTAAGCTGGAGTACAACTTGTATGCTCATATATCCCTCCTGTTGCTAATCTACAGGAAGACATTCTATCTTATATTTTTGTTGCCTAAAGAAACAAATGAACCTCATGTTTTCCTTGATAGTCTATTCGTCATGCCGTTGGCTATTGTTATTTGGAGTGTAGATTGAAATGCTTCAGATTTTTGCATCATGTAATAACACAATTATGTTATGAAATCAAACTGTCCTATTTCTAATAAGATTAAGTCTATCTGTTGGCTGCTAATAATTGTGTTCACAAATAAATTATATTGTTGTTTATTAAGTGTTTCTGCCAGATGTGTTCCGCATGCTCATTTGTTTTGCTAATATGATGTTATGGTGGCGTTCATTTGTCCGTTGTACCATTGGGCTGTGTTGCAGCATGTTATGGTGGCGTTCCATTGTCTGAATTTGGATCGTGGTGCAGGTCTCAGCAGCACCCAATGGCAGGCTGAACGATGTGGTGGCATCTCCAAACCCTCAGGTGTCGTCCGCATGGCAGTGGGCAACAATAGGGCAGCAGGAGTACAAGAATGCCAACATGTATGCTAGCGCTGACCCCTACGTAGTATTACTACAGAGGTGAAGCACTAAAGCACCATTTAGTCTGTTGCTGTGTGTTTCCATTGAATTAGTTATCGCAGTTCGAATTAGCCCGATAACAATGCCTTTTGGGATTTGCAGGCTGGGGGATTATTCAGTATATGTGGGCGTTGACGGAGCAGAGTCATTTAACCCTGTGAGTGTTATATCCTGTACTTTACATACCTTTATCCATCCTAAAAAATATCATACCTAGAAAAATTCTCATGGAGAATTTTTATGCATCCATTCCCATACCCTTCATGAGGCGCTCATCTTCCTGCGGTTTTTGGCAATTAAGGATCAGTACTACTTAGTTTCAATTTGTTGGATTGGAACTTAAATTCAAAGATCTTCTCACAGTGTGCTCTTAATCAACAACTTTAAGCATATAACTTTATGAAAAATTAAGGGCCCAATTAAAAAGCAAGATTATCGTTTTATGGGAATTCAGGAGTGAATTTCAATGTCATTTTGTACTGTATATGCTAAATTCGAAGGCTTTGTTAAACTCTCTCTGAGTGATGTTTGTATTAGGGATGAAAAAGAGCTGATGTTCTATCCATTTTCTGATCTCCCTGTTAAATAAATAATCTAGGTAATTGTGATGTTCAATTCAAAAGCATAGCATCAAACTGTGCTATTTTTAATCATATTATGTATATGCCAGTAGTTCTGTAGGATAATTTTCTGAAATAGCACCAAGCTAAGCAATGCCATGGTTACGACTCTAATACACGATTCTTTCCACCAGGGAAATGTGCTAGCAAGGGTATGATCGAGCATGATGGACATGATGGATGGCAGGAAATAGAACTATAGAAAGGGAGATCTCGTCAAGTGTTTTGGCGAATGGCGATGCAATGCTTGTGCTCCGGGGAGCAGGCCAATGTGGTTGGATGAGCTCAGCCCATCAAATGGCGCAATCCGAGTTGTATGCCAAAAATGATTGTCATCAGGAAGCCAAGTTTTCTCTCGAGGAGGGTGGATCCCTTAACTATGAGGTTGTTGCTTTGATATTTCTACTGCCGGCCATGTGTTATAGAAGCAATCTCTGGAGTCCTGTATATTTATTATGTGGACTGCCGTGTGATACTTGACATGTCAATCCATACTCTCAGATGCATTTTATCTAACCATAATGCCGTTGGTTTCAGATAATTTCAAGCCGCAAGATAATGGCATAGACCCAAGCATGTTGTGCTTCAAGATGAGGAGCCAGGCCTGACGACAAACACAGGAAGAGGTGGTGCGGTGGAAGAATACGGCTTGGACAATTCCAGCAAGATGTGGCTCGCGTGGATGTCAGCGATGCAGCAATGAGAAGATCCTTTGGTTTGACTGCTCCCATGTCCTCCCAATCCTTCTGTTTTCTTAGAATTTATTTCTCTTTCTTTCATGAGCAGGGGTTTAATCTTTTGAAGTTTGTACAAGGGGTTTGCTGACCACCTGATTGCCATTCCTCTTCTCCTTGCCTGTCTTTTGGAGCATGTTAGGCTTTGATTTCAATTTAATGTTGTGCTCTATCATCCACCTTGTAAGACTGTCACCTACTATATGATAATATGGACCTATTACCTTGATATGCCTGATGATTGAACACTTTTCTGCTAAGCTTGTGTTAACTCTATTTATATTTTAACAACTGAGCTACTCTGGCATGCATATGCACGTTCACAACTGCACAATCAAGGCAGGTGCGCAAAGGACCGCAGAGGAGGCGCGCCCCAACCactagtaacatgcataggcGGAGCCGTCAATCTCTTCCACCCTGTTGCTTTCTGACTCGCCGTCCCATCGCCATCAATTCTAATCACCTGTAACTAACAGGCAAGCAAGCTAGTGGttatatttttgtttttttacGCGGGAAGCGACTGGTTAATTAGGTTAGAGGTTAGCCTAGCTTCTTCAGAATCTTCTCTATGAACTCAAATCGATTGCTACAAACTGTCAAGCGACTCAATGAGAGCCGTGGTAAACTCTTGGAACGCTCAGCGCCACTCACTGGTTGATTAACTACATAGCTTATGCTGCAAGCGCTCCAGTGTGTTCATGTCTAATGAGAAAAATCACACTGATCGTCAGATACGTAGATGTGACAAGTTAATTGACGTCAAAAAAGATTCGGTATAACTCCCGTCTGAGTCAGAGGTGATTGATCTTACGTGATTTGGTGGAGACGATGATGGATTAACGATCACCGTGAGTTCCGTACACGGGTTGCCTGGAAAACGATCGAGATTGCGCATCAGGAGAGCTACACCTGAGATGTGACTAGCTTGTTTCTTTCCACCTGACCGGCAAGCAGAAAGAGTGCAGGTAGCATAGCATAATGCAGTACTAGCAATACGATCGATGGCGCGACCAATCAATGCGTTCATGTGCTCTCAAATACTTACTGTATATGTAGGCATGATTAGCTCAAACTACGGACGCGAAATGTCTAAAAGAATCGGGTCGTGCTGCATGCCTCTAGTTTCTTATTGCAGTCAACCGGCTCTGCTGTTTCAgcttggagagagagagagagagagagaatataCGCTCACTTCCTGTCCGTCCAATCCATCACTAGATGCAAACTAAATTTTTACCAACAAGATTTACTAAGTATTACTATATCTCATGTTAGAGCAACTCTAACAGATCCGGCATCCGGTCGGCATGCAAAACACGTTTGCAGTTCGCGGAAAAACACCTTTGCGGGTCAGCGCGGACGGCCGCAGTTGCAGACCCCACATAACGGACCCGTAAAAAAGGATCTTTGCggaatatgcttttttacgggtcggcttGTGGGGTCTGATCTGGTGCAGCTCCTCCCGACCCGGATAACCTAAATTTGCACCTTAATTTGATCCAACATAATgcatttttttttactttttcaaCAACATTGGATACATAAAGACATCACCAAATCTTTGTCGGGGCTGCGGGAGATGCTCCCCGATCATTCCATCGCTTGGCGCAGCCACCGGCGGCCGGAAAAGGCCAAATCCGGCGGCCCGCGATGAAGGGCCGCAGATCCGCAAATTTGGCGGCCGGCCAACGCAGGTGGGTTGGGGGAGAGGGGAGGCCTCGTGCGTGTGGCGGCCTTTCAGCGTGCTACCGCCGGCTGCTTTAGCCGGAATCTTGGGCGGCGGCCCGGCGACGGGACGAGGGGAGAAAGGGGAGGTGGTTGGTGGGGAAAGCACGGGCTGAAATGTCCCCCACCAACCGCTTCCGCTTATATACAGGGCACCGCAGCGGCGAGGGGGAAACCCGCGTATTCGCGGGTTGGGGCCGAGATTTTGCCGCGCCCCGCAAAAAAATTACGGGCtggggcgggatgcggggtctgatcGGGCAGGTTTTCCCGCCCCGACCCACActttggcggttattttgcgggtcggggcgggatgcggggtctgctagagatgctcttagagcatctccaacagccgcgctaTATAAGCGCCGCGCTGGAAAACTTATGTTTTTTGCGCACGCGCAGCCGCTTCAGGCGCAAAAACCGCGCGCGCGGCATAAGTAGTTCGGCGCGGGGGCCGAAAAGGCATCGCGTGCCGTTATTTCGTGTGCCCGCTTCCGCGCGCTGCACAACAACTCGAGCGCCCGCCCCGCTATTgccccgcccgcgccgccgccggcgaatTTGCCCGATGGACGGACGCGCCGACATTCCTCTCACCCCTTCCTACACCCGCGACCCCTccgttgccgccgccgccgcaaacccTAGCGCGGGGAGCTTTGGCTTCGCCTCCGCCGGTGCTCCCCCAAGCACCGGTATCGCACGCGGCCTTTTCATGCCGCCACGGACAACCTCGGCGGCGGGTGGCGTCGCGCCGGCGCCCGCCATGAAGCCACGCGCCCCCCTCTCGAAGCTCCCAAATGCGACGCGGGCGAAGGCGGGCAAGGTGTccgggaagaagaacaaggcgtCAGACGGCTCCTCTAGGTGGCCGAAGAAGAAGCTTGCAGGCGTGACGCATGTGACGGATGCGGCTGCGACCGAAGCTCCCAAATATCACCATATTGTCTCCAAAATGCATCATATGGCGCGCGTGCTATATTTTGCAGCGGCTGCTGGAGCCAGCGCTCCGCGGCGCGCAAAAACTCGCGGTTCCGGCGCGCCGGCGTCCCGCGCCTGTTGGACATACTCTTAAAGTGGTATCCAAACTTCTCACATGAGACTCTCAGCTCTCAGCCACGGAAAGACGCTCGAGCGTCTTGCAACTTGCAAGGGTCCAGTGTGCAGTTCAAGACTAACAACTAAGCTGACTATAATTAGAAGAGACAGCTCGGTAAACGATGATTACTCTGTACTTTACTCGGTAGTTAACCATGACTTGGAGAAAAGGTGATTCTTGACCTCATGATCCAGCACACGTACAAAGAAACTGAATCGCACGGGTGGTGTGAACGGCCACAGCCTGGCATCATTTGACCAGCCCGGGATATGTTGTACTGTATAATATTTGCAGCGAGCAGTGACGTCCGTCTGACATGTATACTCCTAGTTCAGAAGATGAGTGTCAAACGACAATTACAGAATTAGCACCACCAGATTAACACGGATTGACACAGCCGCGACGTGTGCACACGCGGCCCGTGAGGACGAAGACGGTGCCAAATGCCATCCCCACCAGCGTCCGCGTGGCCCGGCCACACGTCCGCCCATCCGCTAGCTCCCTCCCACCTTCCGATCCGCCGCTCCGCCTCCTATAAAATGACGTGCGTGCGGCTCGATCTCGTCCCACTCCCGTCCATCCATCCATAGCTGCAACTGAAAGTCCCACACATCATCACCCGCACCGCCCTTGTTAGCCAGCCATGACCGCTCTCGACTTCATGCCCGCCGAGAAGGCCCCCCAAGCCGGCAGCGTCACACTCGGCGCCACCCACAACaatgccgctgccgccgccggtgCCGCCGTGCCGGTGCAGCCGCAGCAGCACAGGAGGTTGGAGGGGAAGGTGGCCATCGTCACTGGCGGGGCACGCGGGATCGGGGAGGCGATCGTGCGCGCGTTCGTCCTTCAAGGCGCGCGCGTGGTGATCGCCGACATCGACGACGCGGCAGGGGAGGCGCTGGCGGCTGCGCTGGGCGGCGCCTGCTGCAGCTACGTGCACTGCGACGTGTCGGTGGAGGCCGACGTGGAGCGCGCCGTCGGGTGCTGCGTGGCGCGGTACGGGCGGCTGGACGTCCTCTGCAACAACGCCGGCGTGCTGGGCCGGCAGGCGCCGCCCGCGGGCACGGGCGCCAAGAGCGGCGGCATCGCGTCCCTGGACGCCGCCGAGTTCGACCGCGTGCTGCGCGTGAACACGCTGGGCGCGGCCCTCGGCATGAAGCACGCGGCGCGGGCCATGCTGCAGCGccgcggcggctgcggcggcgggagCATCGTGTCGGTGGCGAGCGTGGCCGGCGTGCTGGGCGGGATGGGCCCGCACGCGTACACGGCCTCGAAGCACGCGCTCGTGGGGCTGACCAAGAACGCGGCCTGCGAGCTCGGAGAGCACGGCATCCGCGTGAACTGCGTCTCCCCCTTCGGGGTGGCCACGCCAATGCTGGTGAACGCGTGGCGCCACGGCAACCATGGCGAGGACGAGGAAGGGGGCGCGCCGGCGCCGGTTAGCGCGGAGGAGGTCGAGAAGGCGGAGGAGATGGTGCGGGGCATGGCGACGCTCAAGGGCCCGACGCTGAGAGCCGATGACATCGCGGAGGCGGCGCTGTTCCTGGCCAGCGACGAGTCGGGGTACATTTCCGGGCACAACCTCGTCGTCGACGGCGGCGTCACCACCTCCAGGAACGTCATCGGGCTGTGATAGATGATGAAGTCAAACCGATTGAGATGTAGTTGGAGGGTAGTACGTGCTCGAGTGTCGCAATCAAGTACAACTCCAGTGAGTGGGCCAAGCGCATGCATGAACTGTACTTAAATTAATTATAGGTTGGCACTAGTGGTAAGTAGGAGTAATTAGCTGGTGTTTATTGGTGTGTTTGACCTGAGTGGTTCATGTGATGAACTATGGATTTGCCTGTTTTTCTTCTTCGTTACCTAAATTGTTGTCGTGCCCGGATCAAGAATAACTGTTTAGTTCAGTAGTAACGAAGTGACGCTGGAGTAGGAAAATACACAGGAGCTCCTGGATGCTTCACCCCCTATACGAATATTAAGCGTAAAAAtacgaaaaaaatcaaaaataaaataaaatttaggGATATCAAACCAGGGTTCTCAATCTACTCACGTGTGAAATTTCATGAAAAAATACCAAGAAATGTATCCATGGCGAAGGAAATACTGTCCGTACAAAAATCCATCCAAACAGATTTTTTCTATACATAGGAATTTTTTGTCTCTTTTGTTACGAATACGTTTGCTGGTTGTCGTggtactaagactgacagtagaatagggggggtagtatggagaggcaagatcctagctatggcgaagttgtacacacgagttttacgagttcaggcccttctcagaagaagtaatagccctacgtctcggagcccggaggcggtcgactggattatgcgtacgtgtgtttacaggggtgcgaacccttgtgcatgtggagggggtggcttatatagagtgcgccaggaccccagccagcccacgttacaagagttttaaggtacatcaagagaggggcgttactggtaacgctagtaaTAAAGAGACATAATGATCATTAAAGCTATGGTGTAATGTCCGACCGTTGCAGCGTagagtggctttag contains:
- the LOC109777331 gene encoding sex determination protein tasselseed-2-like, producing MTALDFMPAEKAPQAGSVTLGATHNNAAAAAGAAVPVQPQQHRRLEGKVAIVTGGARGIGEAIVRAFVLQGARVVIADIDDAAGEALAAALGGACCSYVHCDVSVEADVERAVGCCVARYGRLDVLCNNAGVLGRQAPPAGTGAKSGGIASLDAAEFDRVLRVNTLGAALGMKHAARAMLQRRGGCGGGSIVSVASVAGVLGGMGPHAYTASKHALVGLTKNAACELGEHGIRVNCVSPFGVATPMLVNAWRHGNHGEDEEGGAPAPVSAEEVEKAEEMVRGMATLKGPTLRADDIAEAALFLASDESGYISGHNLVVDGGVTTSRNVIGL